AAACCAATTTATGTTACTGTTCGTCCGTTGAATTTGTGTCAATGGAATGCATGTGGCCGGCAGTTTCACTGGTATTAACTAGCTGGCTATTATTAGTTGAACCAAATCATTCATCATTCGTGTCGCTCTCAATATCCAGAGAGATATATGATTATAATAATTGCTGTGCAGATAGGATTTTCTATAGTCACATGAAATTTTAAGAAATCCATAACATCAAACCCGGgccaataaaattttttaacgaTATATTAGTTCACCATAGATTTTTCATTTATATATGATTGTGCATATTTTTCGTCACCAATAATCCTTACAAGAACAGTTTCCCTCTTTAAAATGATGGAACCGTGCACGATCTCTCACAATTATCTCTACATTATAAATTCTTGATAGTAATTTTGTAACACTGTGACAATCATTACACACCCTAAGATTCTTAAACACTCTTATTGGCATGCCTGGTCTTGACCTTAGCAATCCAAAAGCTATAGCTAATCTCTCACTATGCAACCTCATAGTATTCTTTTTTCCCTCATTAACCTCATCAACTAAAGGTGCACCTGAATAATCAGGTACATACCCGGTTGCTTCTAGCTTCTCCTCAATTTCACTCATAAACTTGTATATATCTTCACTTTGAGGATGACTAGTGTCCCCAGCAAAAAATTCATGAGTGACACCATCAATCTCTACCAAACTACAACCAGGTTCTTTATTCACACCCTTATCAGTCATTAGTTTTCTAAGCAATCCAACATCATTCCACATGCTAGCTGAAGCATAGATTCTTGACAATAGCACATAAGCACCACTACTATATGTAGTACTTCCCTCTGACTCAAACACTTTCTTGGCCAGTTCTTCACTTAGCTCAAGACTTGCATGTTGCTTGCAACAAGCATCCAACAGACTCCTCCAGATCACGTCATCCGGTTTCATAGGCATTTCCGAAACCAAGTTCATAGCCTCTTCGATGCGTCCGGCTCGAGCGAAAAGATCAACGAGGCATCCGTAATGCTCTAATCTTGGCTCAATTTTGTACTCCCTGGTCATTATGTCAAAATACATAAGCCCTTCATTAACCATGCCCCTGTGATTACATGCACTCAAGACACCAACAAAAGTGATTGAATTCGGCACGAGTCCCTTTACCTTCACCATTCTTGCATAGTAGTCCAACGCCTCCTCAGCCATGCCATGCATGGCAAGCCCCAAAATCATTGAATTCCATGAATTCACATCTCTATAAGGCATGATTTCAAAGACTTGTTTTGCAAATCCCACTGAGCCACACTTGCAATACATATCCACCAAGCTAGTGTTAACCAAAACATCATCAATCATGTTCTTGTCACTCCTTTTCAAGACATAAGCATGAGCCCACAAACCCAAAGACAAAGCACCCAATCCAGCACAGGAACTAATCACACTTTGCATGGTGTAACCGTCAGGATCATGAATCCTCTGCATCTCACAGAACATTCTCAATGCAGTGTCATACTCACCAGCACTTGCATAAGAGTCAATCATGATGTTCCATGAAACCTCACTTCTTTCGGACATTTTCTCGAACACCTTGTGTGCCAAGTCTAGAAACCCACAAGTTGCATAAAAATGAATCAAACTGTTACAAATATGAGTATCCGATTCAAACCCAAGtttcaatacatgagcatgcaCCTGTTTCCCTTCAGTAAGAGAGAACAAGTAAGCACATGCCTTTAATACAAAAGGATATGTGTAATTATCAGGAATAACCGCTGCACTT
The genomic region above belongs to Arachis duranensis cultivar V14167 chromosome 3, aradu.V14167.gnm2.J7QH, whole genome shotgun sequence and contains:
- the LOC107481175 gene encoding pentatricopeptide repeat-containing protein At1g59720, chloroplastic/mitochondrial, translating into MATTQTPLLFSTNNNGQPFIHNSHTRLFHLLNHSIVDISHLKQIHAQLLRTIHTNHHPQALLLHSRILHHSSLLDLRYATRIFHHFQNPNSFMWNTLIRAYARTADQKHKSMELYKAMLMMEREQQSAAVIPDNYTYPFVLKACAYLFSLTEGKQVHAHVLKLGFESDTHICNSLIHFYATCGFLDLAHKVFEKMSERSEVSWNIMIDSYASAGEYDTALRMFCEMQRIHDPDGYTMQSVISSCAGLGALSLGLWAHAYVLKRSDKNMIDDVLVNTSLVDMYCKCGSVGFAKQVFEIMPYRDVNSWNSMILGLAMHGMAEEALDYYARMVKVKGLVPNSITFVGVLSACNHRGMVNEGLMYFDIMTREYKIEPRLEHYGCLVDLFARAGRIEEAMNLVSEMPMKPDDVIWRSLLDACCKQHASLELSEELAKKVFESEGSTTYSSGAYVLLSRIYASASMWNDVGLLRKLMTDKGVNKEPGCSLVEIDGVTHEFFAGDTSHPQSEDIYKFMSEIEEKLEATGYVPDYSGAPLVDEVNEGKKNTMRLHSERLAIAFGLLRSRPGMPIRVFKNLRVCNDCHSVTKLLSRIYNVEIIVRDRARFHHFKEGNCSCKDYW